The genome window aaagctcaacgttataaaatatgattttatatggaaaacattaaaggtccagtcagtgtatgaaatttagggGCATCTGGCGGCTGACACCACCCCTCAATTCCAAAGCACTACTGTGGGTGGCACAGAactaaaatgtcacatttttgcttctttgctgaaggagataacacaTTTACGATTagcgctctgtagagcaatcTGTCCTTTTAGGACCTGCGGTGGATAGACCaaaattgctcattctaaggtaataaaaacataaagcttcattatgtaaggtctttacacacctaTGAAGAAATAGttatgtacagttgtgttcaaaattattcaacccccaatgctgtaaatggttttagggaatttagtgtacatttgtaattgtattcagaatgaaatcctacaaggacttcttaaagaaccatatgcaactaaaatgacatcaattagttttgtaatacagtagtaaatgtttcttttgtgaattcttcattgacataattattcaaccccttaaagactaccactctgaagaacagaggttcaatgaagtgttttcaatcaggtattgaaaacacctgtggatatcagggagcagcaataaagcctaataagcaccaattaggcagctttaaaatgactgtgatactcagctccttctagacatttactggtgtggttacaaacatggtgaggtcaagagaatggtccaggaagacaagagaacaggtgattactcttcacaggaagggcaatggctataagaagattgcaaagatgttaaacataccaagagacaccataggaagcatcattcgcaaattcaaggcaaagggcactgttgaaacgctacctggtcatGGCAGAatgaagatgctgacttcgactgctgtgcgctacctgaagcgtagagtggagaaaagtccccgtgtgactgctgaggaactgagaaaagatttgtcagatgtgggtactgaagtttctgctcagacaatacggcgcaccctgcgtaatgaaggcctccatgccagaactcccaggcccaccccttgctgtccccaaagaataggaagagtcgactgcagtatgccaaaagtcatgtggacaaaccacagaagttttgggatagtgttctgtggactgatgaaacaaaattagaactgtttgggcccatggatcaacgctatgtttggaggaggaagaacaaggcctatgaagaaaagaacaccttgcctactgtgaagcatggtggggggtcaatcatgctttggggctgttttgcttctgcaggtactgggaagcttcagcgtgtgcaaggtaccatgaattctcttcagtatcaggagatattggatgacaatgtgatgcagtccgtcacaaacctgaggcttggaagacgttggacctttcaacaggacaatgatcccaagcatacctcaaagtccactagagcatggttgcagattaaaggctggaacattttgaagtggccatcgcagtcaccagacttaaatccgattgagaacctctggtgggaagaaagcagttgcagtgcgcaagcctaagaatgtgactgaactggaggcttttgcccatgatatgggcgaagatacccgtagatcgctgcaagacacttttgtcaagctatgcttcacgtttaaaagctgttataactgtacaaggatgttgtactaagattgaatgtcacttgggggttgaataaaactgataatgatgtgagctcagaaaagacatttgtggttatttcattataaatgttatgttatatttgtctgacctacacgtgcctctttgatttaattgtaagcaggatgactgaatgatcataatcaatgtcaaaccaaccaaaacaatcaatttcagtgggggttgaataattttgaacacaactgtatttctctcaatagatcctccataaaattacacattggacctttacaTCACAAAAAATGGccagctgggttttcacagactgggtcacataaaataacaaaacatacatgtacatttttgacTAAGTTGTAATGGCAAAGTACACTTACCTTAGAGTTCAACCCATCAGAATCGCACTCAAAGAGACATATGAGGAATTCCAGGGGTTTGGTCCATGGATTTAATTCCAGCCTGTGGCTGAAATTTATGGAAATCTTGTGTCGCTCAGTTGAGATGTTTACATCTGGGGAGCTCAGGCGAGCTGCAgagtaacaaacaaaacacagggTCAAACATTCATCATAAAAGCATTATGCTGTGTACACTTGTGTAGAGTACCcaaacattctttcataatttactctcaCGTCATTCCAAGTCTCTATGGCttactttcttctacagaaaacaaaagaagatatcctGAAGAATGTTtggttggtaaccaaacaacattgaaccccattgactgccattgtatagaccactgaaacatttcttaaaatatcttctttggtttTCCATAGATGAATGAGTCATGTTCAGTTTTTGAACATGACGGTGAGTAAGATCATTTTTTCTCCTTTAAACTGTAGTGAAAGGATTCTGAATAATTTGAGTATTAAAAACTTACTTTCCCCGTATGGCTGAAAAGACTTTGATATAGTCGTCCAATTGGAGCTCCTCCCTTTAAACGTGGTTTTGACCCTTAGAAAGTAATTCCAATGAAGATCTTCGGATTGGTCAAAGGTCCGGTCACATTTCAGTGTGGCTATGCCTGAGCAGGTTGGAGATCGATTCCACTTTCCTCCAGATCTACACAAGCAATTCCAAATCACAATCatgaaaaaacataattattttgaagcaaatataaaaaatcagttTGATGTTCGAAAACAAGTCACATATGCCACTAATTTACAATGATAGTCTGTACGTACTGTATACACAAAAAAGAATTGGTGCTATATATCACTAAAAGTGgcaccatatcttggtgcttcaatggttcttcagaggttcttcgGGGGTTATTTGGCGTGAACGAGGTCCTATATAGCACCGATTCCATATAATGAACCTGTTAAGCCCCTTTACGGTTCCCCAGCGGTTGTATATAGCACCGAAGAACCACtaaagcaccaaaatatggttccatatagcactaaaagtggttccgcTATGATTACAAGCCAAGAAACACTTGTAGTGCTATATAGCAgaatttttttagtttacaaacatgttttgtaGAGGTATAGACTCCATGGTATATCTGGTGCCTGGAGGGTTCCCTGGTCCAGGTATCCATTCAGCGGTAGCGATAAAATCCAACAGGTTCACAGTAAGGTTCATTGGAGGAAAGAGGATTGCtataaataagcaaaaaatatatataaaaatgttgtaaagaATGACAGAAGTTCAATCTAACAATAAACAGAACAGCACCATAATCTTGATGTGTTTGCAGTATTTGCAAAAAATGCGGTACGCTGCATTTCcatgtaaaaaacaaattaaagatattGATTTACACAACCTTTAGATGATACCAGGTATATGTGGAGGAATGTGAAGCTGCAGGTTATAAACCAGGTCATCACGTCATCCTACCACGTCAAACACCTAAAGGGGATAACCAGACACTTATTAcaatttgataaaaatatataaatattcaacAAATAATACATggaaataatattataaataatttgcaCAATTGCTGCTGTTAAAACTTAAAGGGCCGGAGAACAATTTCACTTTTACATTATCAAACAGAACTTACAATATCAAGAGAATGATAATAACTATTCAGTTAAGAACAATTCCAGCCAAACTCACCTATGATTGCCATCTCGTCgtgtatatgtaaaatattCTTGAAGACAGCTGATGCATCGCAGTTACCAGCAGCATaccaatataaacaaatgacaaatggcaaaataaacaacacacttTCACTCTGTGACTACAGAGAATGTGAGTTTACCAAGAAAATATTAGATATCTGAAAAACAAACTCTTTCAGTCTATGCAGGAACtgacaaatcaaacaaatccaACCCTCTGTAAAGAGTTTAGATACAGGTTTTATTGAAGCCCTGCCCACTGTTACCTAGAAAAGGAAAACAGGTTGCTCCAGTCTGTAGGATGGAATCTCACCTGTCTTCCTCCTGAATCTCCACCCAGGAACTCAAGCTAAAAATAAGATAAGcaatctcatctcatctcaaaacaaatgactaaatgaataGCTATTTATTTTTGACCTTATTTACCTTAAGAAAATGTGACAGGAACCTTCATGATATAGGAAcagtttaatttcattaaaataacaaatattgatTGAACAAGCTTATTTAATTAGAGAAGCACATTcgatcaaacaaacaaaacaaaaaaataaataaatacaacaaaattatGATCAGTGCATTTTGAGTCTTATccatataaataatttattcatttaaaaaaaggagtaTATGATTTTCCCAGATTTTACACCACTGACATTAAAATTAACAATAGAATCATAATTCTCCTTATAAAAAGTAACAGCTGCGTAACACTTTGAAAATGAAGGTACTTGATCTTTATATGAACGAAAAAATACTCGTCATCTATTTGCTTGTAGCCAGGTTCTCCTCATGACTAGCTTTGAAAATGATTTCCTTCCATTTATGTGTTACAAAAACAGAAGGAGGAATCTCTTTTACTCAGATAGTTTTGTGTGCAAGATGCAtacacatttttacagttttcactgTATTTAACTTAGTCTAAACCTATATTTGGTTTTGTAAACTTCAATTTTAATCAACGTTGAAAAATCTCCCATTGACATTTATGAACACtccacattttaaatatagtcaacaaaacatttgcatactGTACTGCgcttacatttatttgcatactTCGTTATTTTTCTGGTTTAGATCGAATTAACCCCCTATAAAGTGTAATGAGGAGGAATGGGGTCATAATATGATGCAGCCCAGATTCAAAGCCTCCTCTCCTGTGAGACAATAAGCACCGTGCCACAGCTATGATGTcagtctggtgtttttcaagttcaaaaatggaaaaaattcTGGTGTACATTCACAATGAAAGCCTGGGATTACcagtaaaatattaacaagaACAAATCTCCACTAATGATCATTTTCATCGATTATATGATTAGTCCCAGACTAATAGTCTTTTAAGAGGAAACTTGCCTGTGATCAattataactttaaaatgtttaaatagcaTACATGTCTCAGTGAGCAATATTTTTGAAGCTTATTACTGAAAATTCAGTCAAATTAGAGATTTTGTGACGAGAAGATTTTGTTTATAGCACGATGACTACTTAAACTGTTACATTTTATCCAACCTGCATTTCTCTCTCATTTAATGAAAGAATCTCTGAGTAATCCTCAAGTTATTAACGGCTCAACTTCTTTGCTCCAAACATCAAACCCAATGAGACAGGATGAATGTGTGACATCCAATAAATGAAGGCAGCCTTTGTATAACCAATCAGCTGGAATCCGAACCCTTTATCTGTGCTTGCCATGAACACCTTGACTGTCCAGTAGAGCAAACAAGGCTTTGGTTAGCTTGCCTATTTCCTCTGGAGTCTGTAGTGGACCGACTGGGCAGACGTGAAGATGGTTTTGGAAGTTCTTCTATTGAGTTAGGGTTAATGTTATCCTACATTGACTCCAAGGCCGACCTGCAGCTTGTCTGCTCTGTGGTTTACAAAGGCACCCATTATTAAGGTTGCAGGTAGGGGACAGAGCCGCTTCTCCAGAACACCACCGATGATACAGCGGCTGTCCAACATTCCTAaagatatttacaataaacaggtGATATTTTTAATGTACACTTTGAATCATTTAATAATAGATATTTATAAGACTTTACATTGAAGtgtgatttcatttttaaggaTCAATGAATGTACTGTTCCCATGATGCACTGCAAATGATCTCATCAGATTACCTCTAAAAACCATTTTAGCTTCTGGAAGCTCCATTTGGTAACCAAAAGAGAATGTTGTCTCCTGGGTCCTAGTGCTCGCTTCAAACTCTACTCCCACTTGAATCTGTCGGGATTACATAAACAACTGCAGCATTACTATCATTGTTGACACTGCAAATATCACATGCATGAATATATCTTTCAACCGCATACCTGTTTGTTTGCCCTGTGGTAGTAGCTAGCATGTGCACCTCCTTTACCGGCATTTAATGTTGCCACCCAATTTGGCCCTGAGACAGAAAAGATTAGATGTCACAGGTTCCTTAAAGAATCAGGAAATTTTATGTAAACCAGTTGGTCACTACTGATCACTGATCTCAAGCAGACATTCATTCAAACCTGAGTACTGGCCACCCAGTGTAAGTATGCCCCCTTCCTCTGCCCGACCACGGTGGTACACCAGCTCTCCCCCCAGTACCAGCTGTGGGGACACGCTTTGAAGAAAGTGTGCGACCATGATGACTGTTGCAAAATATAAACGAGAGGGCAAAGAGTTAAACAATGACAGACCCTCAACTACAGGGCAGCTAAAGAAATTGAAGTTAATGCTTTGATCATACTATAGAAAATTCATGTGCTGTCCAAAGAGGCCTCACATGATCATACCTGATTCTCTCAGAATGTCAGGGTTGGCCATAGTTACTGCTGCTGTGAAGTCACTGCCCCTGTATTCAGTCTCAAACTGCCACGTGAGAAACTGTGCCTGCTGAGTCTGCCAAgacattcaattttaattttttatatcgtgcttttcacagtgtgcatggttccaaagcagctttataggagaaaataagaaaacacagaaaacagagTGCAGTGCATGGAacaagatcattttaataaagcaatgttaAGGGAATTAACAGAACCTTTAAGCTAATATAATAtagcagtctcccggtgaggaATCCAACACGGTCCtatggtgaggaacccaaactccaatgaataataaatggagaaaaaaccttgtgagaaaccagtctcagccgggagggccaggtcCCCTTTGatgtgtcacagctgcactcagtgactttgattaaaagtaaatgtttacaaCATTTGTTGAAATTGTTTAGGTCTCATTTTGTGTCCGATATCAGACAAAAGAGGAATGTCATAAGAAGGTTAGATAGTAGTAGCATAATGTAGCcgagtgcagctataacttcaaactgctctCATGTGATGttagtttagcattaaatacaaAGTATTGTAAATACTGTTTAGCTTTAATGTGACAACAAGTAGTCCTTCTTTGCTCTTCTGGGGGGGGGGGATTTTCTGAGCTGGAgttgggatggtcagtcagatCCATCCACTATAGCAATGACCACACATTACTTTTAGCTGAATCTAAAATCCCTGAATAAAATACTAACCTGAAATACAGCTTTAGCTCTTATCCTCTCGGTTAAGTGAAACAAAGAGTGTGCGTTTAGGCTGCCAGACGAGTCAATTTCCCCAATAAGCATAGGTGAGCCCTTAACAAAGAGATCAG of Triplophysa dalaica isolate WHDGS20190420 chromosome 4, ASM1584641v1, whole genome shotgun sequence contains these proteins:
- the si:dkey-71l1.1 gene encoding mitochondrial import receptor subunit TOM40B, giving the protein MGSVLALSSRPGRQNSPFPQDRPLSRWDRRDGRLPNPGSFDGLHRNCKDVFPQQIEGVKLAINKTLSSFFKVSHTFHLSAVASSSYRFHAEHLQSDTDYKETGSPMLIGEIDSSGSLNAHSLFHLTERIRAKAVFQTQQAQFLTWQFETEYRGSDFTAAVTMANPDILRESVIMVAHFLQSVSPQLVLGGELVYHRGRAEEGGILTLGGQYSGPNWVATLNAGKGGAHASYYHRANKQIQVGVEFEASTRTQETTFSFGYQMELPEAKMVFRGMLDSRCIIGGVLEKRLCPLPATLIMGAFVNHRADKLQVGLGVNVG